A genomic window from Lotus japonicus ecotype B-129 chromosome 1, LjGifu_v1.2 includes:
- the LOC130731292 gene encoding barwin-like, whose translation MARLVEAVLAVLLPCLIVTAMGEQCGSQAGGQLCPNNQCCSQYGWCGNTEDYCSSSKGCQSRCWGPTPTPGGESASNVYASYHYYRPEQVGWDYSGTYCATWDAGKSLAWRSKYGWTAFCGPVGPRGQASCGRCLRVTNSRTGAQQTVRIVDQCANGGLDLDWGVFSKLDTDGVGYQQGHMTVSYQFVDCGNELELSKPLLSIIDAA comes from the exons ATGGCAAGATTAGTTGAGGCAGTGCTAGCGGTGTTGTTGCCATGTTTGATTGTAACCGCCATGGGTGAGCAGTGCGGAAGCCAAGCTGGTGGGCAGTTATGCCCAAACAACCAGTGCTGCAGCCAGTACGGTTGGTGCGGCAACACGGAGGACTATTGTTCGTCCTCCAAGGGCTGCCAGAGCAGATGCTGGGGTCCCACCCCTACTCCGGGCGGTGAAAGCGCGTCAAATGTATACGCCTCCTATCACTACTACCGGCCGGAGCAGGTCGGGTGGGACTACAGCGGCACTTACTGCGCCACCTGGGACGCCGGTAAATCATTGGCATGGCGCAGTAAGTATGGCTGGACAGCCTTCTGTGGCCCTGTTGGACCTCGCGGTCAAGCTTCATGTGGAAGATGCCTTCGA GTGACAAATTCAAGGACTGGAGCTCAGCAAACAGTGAGGATTGTGGATCAGTGCGCCAACGGAGGGTTGGATTTGGACTGGGGCGTGTTCAGCAAATTGGACACCGATGGTGTTGGATACCAACAGGGTCATATGACCGTGAGCTATCAGTTTGTGGATTGTGGGAATGAGCTTGAGTTGTCCAAACCTTTACTTTCCATCATCGATGCTGCTTAA